From a single Lolium rigidum isolate FL_2022 chromosome 7, APGP_CSIRO_Lrig_0.1, whole genome shotgun sequence genomic region:
- the LOC124675594 gene encoding ubiquitin C-terminal hydrolase 12-like isoform X2 has translation MTMMTPPPLEQQEDEEMLVPHQELPAADAAQPMEVVAQTEPANTAESQPPEDPQTSRFTWTIENFTRLNGKKHYSDVFVVGGFKWRVLIFPKGNNVENLSMYLDVADSGNLPYGWSRYAHFSLAIVNQIHQKFTTRKDTQHQFNARESDWGFTSFMPLSELYDPSRGYIVNDTVVVEAEVAVRKMVDYWTYDSKKETGYVGLKNQGATCYMNSLLQTLYHIPYFRKAVYHMPTTENDMPSGSIPLALQSLFYKLQYSDNSVATKELTKSFGWDTYDSFMQHDVQELNRVLCEKLEDKMKGTVVEGTIEQLFEGHHINYIECINVDYKSNRKESFYDLQLDVKGCRDVYASFDKYVEVERLEGDNKYQAEQHGLQDAKKGVLFLDFPPVLQLQLKRFEYDYMRDTMVKINDRYEFPLQLDLDRDDGKYLTPDADRSIRNLYTLHSVLVHSGGVHGGHYYAFIRPTLSDQWYKFDDERVTKEDTKKALEEQYGGEEELPQINPGFNNTPFKFTKYSNAYMLVYIRESDKEKIMCNVDEKDIAEHLRIRLKKEQEEKEHKKKEKAEAHLYTIIKVARDEDLKEQIGKNIYFDLVDHEKVRSFRIQKQLPFTSFKEEVAKEYGIPVQSQRFWLWAKRQNHTYRPNRPLAPHEEAQSVGQLREVSNKAHNAELKLFLEVELGLDLRPIRPPEKSKEDILLFFKFYNPEKEELRFIGRLFVKALGKPSDILAILNEMAGFSTNEEIELYEEIKFEPNVMCEHIDKKLTFRSSQLEDGDIVCFQKPSVPDGDTQVRYPDVPSFLEYVHNRQVVHFRCLEKPKEDEFCLELSKLNTYDDVVERVARQLGLDDPSKIRLTSHNCYSQQPKPQPIRYRGVEHLLDMLVHYNQTSDILYYEVLDIPLPELQCLKTLKVAFHHATKDEVVIHSIRLPKNSTISDVITDLKTKVELSNPDAELRLLEVFYHKIYKIFPLQEKIENINDQYWTLRAEEIPEEEKNLAPHDRLIHVYHFMKDPNQNQQIQNFGDPFLLVIHDGETAAEIMDRVQKKLRVPDEEFAKWKLAFISMNRPEYLQDIDVVSARFQRRDVYGAWEQYLGLEHTDTTPKRSYTANQNRHTYEKPVKIYN, from the exons ATGACTATGATGACCCCTCCACCTCTCGAG cagcaggaggacgaaGAGATGCTCGTGCCGCACCAGGAGCtccccgccgccgacgccgcgcaGCCAATGGAAG TCGTGGCCCAGACGGAGCCTGCGAATACGGCGGAGAGCCAGCCACCCGAGGACCCGCAGACGTCCCGCTTCACCTGGACGATCGAGAACTTCACCAGGCTCAACGGCAAGAAGCACTACTCGGATGTGTTTGTCGTTGGTGGATTTAAATG GCGTGTGCTCATTTTCCCCAAGGGAAATAATGTCGAGAACCTTTCCATGTACTTGGATGTTGCCGACTCGGGGAACCTCCCCTATGGGTGGAGTCGCTACGCTCACTTCAGCTTGGCCATTGTAAACCAGATCCATCAGAAGTTCACCACACGGAAAG ATACTCAACATCAGTTTAATGCACGCGAGAGTGACTGGGGCTTTACATCGTTTATGCCTTTGAGTGAGCTGTATGACCCAAGTAGGGGCTATATTGTGAATGATACTGTTGTTGTTGAGGCTGAGGTTGCTGTTCGCAAAATGGTTGACTATTGGACATACGACTCAAAAAAGGAAACAGGTTATGTTGGTCTCAAGAATCAGGGTGCTACCTGTTATATGAACTCTCTTCTGCAAACTCTGTACCATATACCGTACTTCCGGAAG GCTGTATATCACATGCCAACTACTGAGAATGACATGCCATCTGGGAGTATTCCTTTAGCCCTGCAGAGCCTTTTTTACAAGCTCCAGTATAGTGACAACAGCGTAGCTACGAAAGAGTTGACTAAATCTTTTGGATGGGACACTTATGATTCTTTCATGCAACATGATGTGCAGGAGCTCAACAGAGTTCTCTGCGAGAaacttgaagacaagatgaag GGAACTGTTGTGGAAGGAACAATTGAACAACTATTTGAAGGCCACCACATTAATTACATCGAGTGCATTAATGTTGACTATAAATCTAACAGAAAAGAGTCCTTTTATG ATCTACAACTTGATGTCAAAGGTTGTCGTGATGTTTATGCATCATTTGATAAATATGTCGAAGTGGAGCGTCTAGAGGGTGATAACAAGTATCAGGCGGAACAACATGGCTTACAG GATGCAAAAAAGGGTGTTCTCTTTCTTGATTTCCCTCCTGTTTTGCAACTTCAACTGAAGCGTTTTGAATATGATTACATGCGGGATACAATGGTTAAG ATTAATGACCGTTATGAGTTCCCGCTACAACTTGATCTTGATAGGGATGATGGAAAATATCTTACTCCAGATGCTGATAGAAGTATCAGAAACCTGTACACTCTTCACAG TGTTCTTGTTCATAGTGGAGGAGTACATGGCGGTCACTACTATGCTTTCATACGACCTACACTCTCAGACCAGTG GTATAAATTTGATGACGAGCGAGTAACAAAAGAAGATACTAAAAAGGCGCTTGAAGAGCAGTACGGGGGTGAAGAAGAG TTGCCTCAAATTAACCCTGGTTTCAATAATACCCCATTTAAGTTCACAAAGTATtcaaatgcctacatgcttgtatATATTCGTGAAAGTGACAAGGAGAAAATAATGTGTAATGTTGATGAGAAGGACATTGCTGAGCATTTGAGG ATAAGGTTGAAGAAAGAACAAGAAGAGAAAGAACATAAGAAGAAGGAAAAGGCTGAAGCTCACCTCTACACCATCATAAAG GTTGCACGAGATGAAGATTTGAAGGAGCAGAttgggaagaatatatattttgATCTGGTGGACCATGAAAAAGTCCGTAGCTTCCGTATACAGAAGCAGTTGCCCTTTACTTCATTCAAG GAGGAAGTTGCAAAGGAATATGGCATTCCTGTACAGTCTCAGCGCTTCTGGTTGTGGGCTAAGAGGCAAAATCATACATACCGGCCCAATCGTCCGCTAGCCCCTCATGAAGAAGCGCAATCA GTGGGGCAACTTAGGGAGGTCTCAAACAAGGCACACAACGCTGAGCTGAAGCTATTTCTAGAAGTAGAACTAGGATTG GATTTGCGCCCAATTCGTCCTCCTGAGAAGAGCAAGGAAGATATTTTACTCTTCTTCAAGTTTTATAATCCTGAAAAGGAAGAGCTTCG TTTTATTGGTAGGCTTTTTGTTAAGGCTTTGGGAAAGCCATCTGATATCCTGGCAATATTGAATGAAATGGCTGGATTTTCCACAAATGAAGAAATTGAGCTCTATGAG GAAATTAAGTTCGAGCCAAATGTGATGTGTGAACATATTGATAAGAAACTTACTTTCCGTTCTAGTCAG CTTGAAGATGGAGACATAGTCTGTTTCCAAAAGCCTTCTGTACCAGATGGTGATACTCAAGTGCGCTATCCAGATGTTCCTTCTTTCTTGGAGTATGTTCATAATAGGCAG GTCGTGCACTTCCGCTGTCTGGAGAAACCAAAGGAGGATGAGTTTTGTTTGGAATT GTCGAAGCTTAATActtatgatgatgttgttgagagAGTTGCACGTCAACTTGGATTGGACGATCCATCAAAAATCCGGCTTACATCTCACAATTGCTATTCTCAACAACCTAAACCACAGCCCATCAGATATCGTGGAGTAGAGCATCTATTGGATATGCTTGTCCATTATAATCAG ACTTCTGACATACTGTATTATGAAGTTCTCGACATTCCACTGCCAGAATTGCAGTGTTTGAAAACACTTAAAGTTGCATTTCACCATGCAACAAAAGACGAG GTTGTGATTCATAGCATCAGACTTCCAAAAAATAGCACCATCAGTGATGTGATCACCGACTTGAAAACCAAG GTTGAACTATCCAATCCTGACGCTGAGCTCCGCTTGCTTGAAGTTTTCTATCACAAAATTTATAAG ATATTTCCACTTCAAGAAAAGATAGAGAATATAAATGATCAGTACTGGACGTTACGTGCTGAGGAG ATTCCAGAGGAGGAGAAGAATCTCGCTCCACATGATCGGTTGATTCACGTCTATCATTTCATGAAAGATCCTAATCAGAACCAG CAGATTCAGAATTTCGGAGATCCTTTTTTGCTGGTCATCCATGATGGTGAGACTGCTGCAGAGATAATGGACCGTGTGCAGAAAAAACTCCGGGTTCCTGATGAAGAGTTCGCCAAG TGGAAGCTTGCATTCATATCCATGAATCGTCCAGAATACCTCCAGGATATTGATGTTGTATCTGCACGTTTTCAG AGGAGAGATGTGTACGGAGCTTGGGAACAATACCTTGGCTTGGAGCACACTGACACTACACCAAAAAGGTCTTACACAGCCAATCAG AACCGACACACGTATGAGAAGCCCGTGAAGATTTATAATTGA
- the LOC124675594 gene encoding ubiquitin C-terminal hydrolase 12-like isoform X4, with the protein MTMMTPPPLEQEDEEMLVPHQELPAADAAQPMEVVAQTEPANTAESQPPEDPQTSRFTWTIENFTRLNGKKHYSDVFVVGGFKWRVLIFPKGNNVENLSMYLDVADSGNLPYGWSRYAHFSLAIVNQIHQKFTTRKDTQHQFNARESDWGFTSFMPLSELYDPSRGYIVNDTVVVEAEVAVRKMVDYWTYDSKKETGYVGLKNQGATCYMNSLLQTLYHIPYFRKAVYHMPTTENDMPSGSIPLALQSLFYKLQYSDNSVATKELTKSFGWDTYDSFMQHDVQELNRVLCEKLEDKMKGTVVEGTIEQLFEGHHINYIECINVDYKSNRKESFYDLQLDVKGCRDVYASFDKYVEVERLEGDNKYQAEQHGLQDAKKGVLFLDFPPVLQLQLKRFEYDYMRDTMVKINDRYEFPLQLDLDRDDGKYLTPDADRSIRNLYTLHSVLVHSGGVHGGHYYAFIRPTLSDQWYKFDDERVTKEDTKKALEEQYGGEEELPQINPGFNNTPFKFTKYSNAYMLVYIRESDKEKIMCNVDEKDIAEHLRIRLKKEQEEKEHKKKEKAEAHLYTIIKVARDEDLKEQIGKNIYFDLVDHEKVRSFRIQKQLPFTSFKEEVAKEYGIPVQSQRFWLWAKRQNHTYRPNRPLAPHEEAQSVGQLREVSNKAHNAELKLFLEVELGLDLRPIRPPEKSKEDILLFFKFYNPEKEELRFIGRLFVKALGKPSDILAILNEMAGFSTNEEIELYEEIKFEPNVMCEHIDKKLTFRSSQLEDGDIVCFQKPSVPDGDTQVRYPDVPSFLEYVHNRQVVHFRCLEKPKEDEFCLELSKLNTYDDVVERVARQLGLDDPSKIRLTSHNCYSQQPKPQPIRYRGVEHLLDMLVHYNQTSDILYYEVLDIPLPELQCLKTLKVAFHHATKDEVVIHSIRLPKNSTISDVITDLKTKVELSNPDAELRLLEVFYHKIYKIFPLQEKIENINDQYWTLRAEEIPEEEKNLAPHDRLIHVYHFMKDPNQNQQIQNFGDPFLLVIHDGETAAEIMDRVQKKLRVPDEEFAKWKLAFISMNRPEYLQDIDVVSARFQRRDVYGAWEQYLGLEHTDTTPKRSYTANQNRHTYEKPVKIYN; encoded by the exons ATGACTATGATGACCCCTCCACCTCTCGAG caggaggacgaaGAGATGCTCGTGCCGCACCAGGAGCtccccgccgccgacgccgcgcaGCCAATGGAAG TCGTGGCCCAGACGGAGCCTGCGAATACGGCGGAGAGCCAGCCACCCGAGGACCCGCAGACGTCCCGCTTCACCTGGACGATCGAGAACTTCACCAGGCTCAACGGCAAGAAGCACTACTCGGATGTGTTTGTCGTTGGTGGATTTAAATG GCGTGTGCTCATTTTCCCCAAGGGAAATAATGTCGAGAACCTTTCCATGTACTTGGATGTTGCCGACTCGGGGAACCTCCCCTATGGGTGGAGTCGCTACGCTCACTTCAGCTTGGCCATTGTAAACCAGATCCATCAGAAGTTCACCACACGGAAAG ATACTCAACATCAGTTTAATGCACGCGAGAGTGACTGGGGCTTTACATCGTTTATGCCTTTGAGTGAGCTGTATGACCCAAGTAGGGGCTATATTGTGAATGATACTGTTGTTGTTGAGGCTGAGGTTGCTGTTCGCAAAATGGTTGACTATTGGACATACGACTCAAAAAAGGAAACAGGTTATGTTGGTCTCAAGAATCAGGGTGCTACCTGTTATATGAACTCTCTTCTGCAAACTCTGTACCATATACCGTACTTCCGGAAG GCTGTATATCACATGCCAACTACTGAGAATGACATGCCATCTGGGAGTATTCCTTTAGCCCTGCAGAGCCTTTTTTACAAGCTCCAGTATAGTGACAACAGCGTAGCTACGAAAGAGTTGACTAAATCTTTTGGATGGGACACTTATGATTCTTTCATGCAACATGATGTGCAGGAGCTCAACAGAGTTCTCTGCGAGAaacttgaagacaagatgaag GGAACTGTTGTGGAAGGAACAATTGAACAACTATTTGAAGGCCACCACATTAATTACATCGAGTGCATTAATGTTGACTATAAATCTAACAGAAAAGAGTCCTTTTATG ATCTACAACTTGATGTCAAAGGTTGTCGTGATGTTTATGCATCATTTGATAAATATGTCGAAGTGGAGCGTCTAGAGGGTGATAACAAGTATCAGGCGGAACAACATGGCTTACAG GATGCAAAAAAGGGTGTTCTCTTTCTTGATTTCCCTCCTGTTTTGCAACTTCAACTGAAGCGTTTTGAATATGATTACATGCGGGATACAATGGTTAAG ATTAATGACCGTTATGAGTTCCCGCTACAACTTGATCTTGATAGGGATGATGGAAAATATCTTACTCCAGATGCTGATAGAAGTATCAGAAACCTGTACACTCTTCACAG TGTTCTTGTTCATAGTGGAGGAGTACATGGCGGTCACTACTATGCTTTCATACGACCTACACTCTCAGACCAGTG GTATAAATTTGATGACGAGCGAGTAACAAAAGAAGATACTAAAAAGGCGCTTGAAGAGCAGTACGGGGGTGAAGAAGAG TTGCCTCAAATTAACCCTGGTTTCAATAATACCCCATTTAAGTTCACAAAGTATtcaaatgcctacatgcttgtatATATTCGTGAAAGTGACAAGGAGAAAATAATGTGTAATGTTGATGAGAAGGACATTGCTGAGCATTTGAGG ATAAGGTTGAAGAAAGAACAAGAAGAGAAAGAACATAAGAAGAAGGAAAAGGCTGAAGCTCACCTCTACACCATCATAAAG GTTGCACGAGATGAAGATTTGAAGGAGCAGAttgggaagaatatatattttgATCTGGTGGACCATGAAAAAGTCCGTAGCTTCCGTATACAGAAGCAGTTGCCCTTTACTTCATTCAAG GAGGAAGTTGCAAAGGAATATGGCATTCCTGTACAGTCTCAGCGCTTCTGGTTGTGGGCTAAGAGGCAAAATCATACATACCGGCCCAATCGTCCGCTAGCCCCTCATGAAGAAGCGCAATCA GTGGGGCAACTTAGGGAGGTCTCAAACAAGGCACACAACGCTGAGCTGAAGCTATTTCTAGAAGTAGAACTAGGATTG GATTTGCGCCCAATTCGTCCTCCTGAGAAGAGCAAGGAAGATATTTTACTCTTCTTCAAGTTTTATAATCCTGAAAAGGAAGAGCTTCG TTTTATTGGTAGGCTTTTTGTTAAGGCTTTGGGAAAGCCATCTGATATCCTGGCAATATTGAATGAAATGGCTGGATTTTCCACAAATGAAGAAATTGAGCTCTATGAG GAAATTAAGTTCGAGCCAAATGTGATGTGTGAACATATTGATAAGAAACTTACTTTCCGTTCTAGTCAG CTTGAAGATGGAGACATAGTCTGTTTCCAAAAGCCTTCTGTACCAGATGGTGATACTCAAGTGCGCTATCCAGATGTTCCTTCTTTCTTGGAGTATGTTCATAATAGGCAG GTCGTGCACTTCCGCTGTCTGGAGAAACCAAAGGAGGATGAGTTTTGTTTGGAATT GTCGAAGCTTAATActtatgatgatgttgttgagagAGTTGCACGTCAACTTGGATTGGACGATCCATCAAAAATCCGGCTTACATCTCACAATTGCTATTCTCAACAACCTAAACCACAGCCCATCAGATATCGTGGAGTAGAGCATCTATTGGATATGCTTGTCCATTATAATCAG ACTTCTGACATACTGTATTATGAAGTTCTCGACATTCCACTGCCAGAATTGCAGTGTTTGAAAACACTTAAAGTTGCATTTCACCATGCAACAAAAGACGAG GTTGTGATTCATAGCATCAGACTTCCAAAAAATAGCACCATCAGTGATGTGATCACCGACTTGAAAACCAAG GTTGAACTATCCAATCCTGACGCTGAGCTCCGCTTGCTTGAAGTTTTCTATCACAAAATTTATAAG ATATTTCCACTTCAAGAAAAGATAGAGAATATAAATGATCAGTACTGGACGTTACGTGCTGAGGAG ATTCCAGAGGAGGAGAAGAATCTCGCTCCACATGATCGGTTGATTCACGTCTATCATTTCATGAAAGATCCTAATCAGAACCAG CAGATTCAGAATTTCGGAGATCCTTTTTTGCTGGTCATCCATGATGGTGAGACTGCTGCAGAGATAATGGACCGTGTGCAGAAAAAACTCCGGGTTCCTGATGAAGAGTTCGCCAAG TGGAAGCTTGCATTCATATCCATGAATCGTCCAGAATACCTCCAGGATATTGATGTTGTATCTGCACGTTTTCAG AGGAGAGATGTGTACGGAGCTTGGGAACAATACCTTGGCTTGGAGCACACTGACACTACACCAAAAAGGTCTTACACAGCCAATCAG AACCGACACACGTATGAGAAGCCCGTGAAGATTTATAATTGA
- the LOC124675594 gene encoding ubiquitin C-terminal hydrolase 12-like isoform X3 has protein sequence MTMMTPPPLEQQQEDEEMLVPHQELPAADAAQPMEVVAQTEPANTAESQPPEDPQTSRFTWTIENFTRLNGKKHYSDVFVVGGFKWRVLIFPKGNNVENLSMYLDVADSGNLPYGWSRYAHFSLAIVNQIHQKFTTRKDTQHQFNARESDWGFTSFMPLSELYDPSRGYIVNDTVVVEAEVAVRKMVDYWTYDSKKETGYVGLKNQGATCYMNSLLQTLYHIPYFRKAVYHMPTTENDMPSGSIPLALQSLFYKLQYSDNSVATKELTKSFGWDTYDSFMQHDVQELNRVLCEKLEDKMKGTVVEGTIEQLFEGHHINYIECINVDYKSNRKESFYDLQLDVKGCRDVYASFDKYVEVERLEGDNKYQAEQHGLQDAKKGVLFLDFPPVLQLQLKRFEYDYMRDTMVKINDRYEFPLQLDLDRDDGKYLTPDADRSIRNLYTLHSVLVHSGGVHGGHYYAFIRPTLSDQWYKFDDERVTKEDTKKALEEQYGGEEELPQINPGFNNTPFKFTKYSNAYMLVYIRESDKEKIMCNVDEKDIAEHLRIRLKKEQEEKEHKKKEKAEAHLYTIIKVARDEDLKEQIGKNIYFDLVDHEKVRSFRIQKQLPFTSFKEEVAKEYGIPVQSQRFWLWAKRQNHTYRPNRPLAPHEEAQSVGQLREVSNKAHNAELKLFLEVELGLDLRPIRPPEKSKEDILLFFKFYNPEKEELRFIGRLFVKALGKPSDILAILNEMAGFSTNEEIELYEEIKFEPNVMCEHIDKKLTFRSSQLEDGDIVCFQKPSVPDGDTQVRYPDVPSFLEYVHNRQVVHFRCLEKPKEDEFCLELSKLNTYDDVVERVARQLGLDDPSKIRLTSHNCYSQQPKPQPIRYRGVEHLLDMLVHYNQTSDILYYEVLDIPLPELQCLKTLKVAFHHATKDEVVIHSIRLPKNSTISDVITDLKTKVELSNPDAELRLLEVFYHKIYKIFPLQEKIENINDQYWTLRAEEIPEEEKNLAPHDRLIHVYHFMKDPNQNQIQNFGDPFLLVIHDGETAAEIMDRVQKKLRVPDEEFAKWKLAFISMNRPEYLQDIDVVSARFQRRDVYGAWEQYLGLEHTDTTPKRSYTANQNRHTYEKPVKIYN, from the exons ATGACTATGATGACCCCTCCACCTCTCGAG cagcagcaggaggacgaaGAGATGCTCGTGCCGCACCAGGAGCtccccgccgccgacgccgcgcaGCCAATGGAAG TCGTGGCCCAGACGGAGCCTGCGAATACGGCGGAGAGCCAGCCACCCGAGGACCCGCAGACGTCCCGCTTCACCTGGACGATCGAGAACTTCACCAGGCTCAACGGCAAGAAGCACTACTCGGATGTGTTTGTCGTTGGTGGATTTAAATG GCGTGTGCTCATTTTCCCCAAGGGAAATAATGTCGAGAACCTTTCCATGTACTTGGATGTTGCCGACTCGGGGAACCTCCCCTATGGGTGGAGTCGCTACGCTCACTTCAGCTTGGCCATTGTAAACCAGATCCATCAGAAGTTCACCACACGGAAAG ATACTCAACATCAGTTTAATGCACGCGAGAGTGACTGGGGCTTTACATCGTTTATGCCTTTGAGTGAGCTGTATGACCCAAGTAGGGGCTATATTGTGAATGATACTGTTGTTGTTGAGGCTGAGGTTGCTGTTCGCAAAATGGTTGACTATTGGACATACGACTCAAAAAAGGAAACAGGTTATGTTGGTCTCAAGAATCAGGGTGCTACCTGTTATATGAACTCTCTTCTGCAAACTCTGTACCATATACCGTACTTCCGGAAG GCTGTATATCACATGCCAACTACTGAGAATGACATGCCATCTGGGAGTATTCCTTTAGCCCTGCAGAGCCTTTTTTACAAGCTCCAGTATAGTGACAACAGCGTAGCTACGAAAGAGTTGACTAAATCTTTTGGATGGGACACTTATGATTCTTTCATGCAACATGATGTGCAGGAGCTCAACAGAGTTCTCTGCGAGAaacttgaagacaagatgaag GGAACTGTTGTGGAAGGAACAATTGAACAACTATTTGAAGGCCACCACATTAATTACATCGAGTGCATTAATGTTGACTATAAATCTAACAGAAAAGAGTCCTTTTATG ATCTACAACTTGATGTCAAAGGTTGTCGTGATGTTTATGCATCATTTGATAAATATGTCGAAGTGGAGCGTCTAGAGGGTGATAACAAGTATCAGGCGGAACAACATGGCTTACAG GATGCAAAAAAGGGTGTTCTCTTTCTTGATTTCCCTCCTGTTTTGCAACTTCAACTGAAGCGTTTTGAATATGATTACATGCGGGATACAATGGTTAAG ATTAATGACCGTTATGAGTTCCCGCTACAACTTGATCTTGATAGGGATGATGGAAAATATCTTACTCCAGATGCTGATAGAAGTATCAGAAACCTGTACACTCTTCACAG TGTTCTTGTTCATAGTGGAGGAGTACATGGCGGTCACTACTATGCTTTCATACGACCTACACTCTCAGACCAGTG GTATAAATTTGATGACGAGCGAGTAACAAAAGAAGATACTAAAAAGGCGCTTGAAGAGCAGTACGGGGGTGAAGAAGAG TTGCCTCAAATTAACCCTGGTTTCAATAATACCCCATTTAAGTTCACAAAGTATtcaaatgcctacatgcttgtatATATTCGTGAAAGTGACAAGGAGAAAATAATGTGTAATGTTGATGAGAAGGACATTGCTGAGCATTTGAGG ATAAGGTTGAAGAAAGAACAAGAAGAGAAAGAACATAAGAAGAAGGAAAAGGCTGAAGCTCACCTCTACACCATCATAAAG GTTGCACGAGATGAAGATTTGAAGGAGCAGAttgggaagaatatatattttgATCTGGTGGACCATGAAAAAGTCCGTAGCTTCCGTATACAGAAGCAGTTGCCCTTTACTTCATTCAAG GAGGAAGTTGCAAAGGAATATGGCATTCCTGTACAGTCTCAGCGCTTCTGGTTGTGGGCTAAGAGGCAAAATCATACATACCGGCCCAATCGTCCGCTAGCCCCTCATGAAGAAGCGCAATCA GTGGGGCAACTTAGGGAGGTCTCAAACAAGGCACACAACGCTGAGCTGAAGCTATTTCTAGAAGTAGAACTAGGATTG GATTTGCGCCCAATTCGTCCTCCTGAGAAGAGCAAGGAAGATATTTTACTCTTCTTCAAGTTTTATAATCCTGAAAAGGAAGAGCTTCG TTTTATTGGTAGGCTTTTTGTTAAGGCTTTGGGAAAGCCATCTGATATCCTGGCAATATTGAATGAAATGGCTGGATTTTCCACAAATGAAGAAATTGAGCTCTATGAG GAAATTAAGTTCGAGCCAAATGTGATGTGTGAACATATTGATAAGAAACTTACTTTCCGTTCTAGTCAG CTTGAAGATGGAGACATAGTCTGTTTCCAAAAGCCTTCTGTACCAGATGGTGATACTCAAGTGCGCTATCCAGATGTTCCTTCTTTCTTGGAGTATGTTCATAATAGGCAG GTCGTGCACTTCCGCTGTCTGGAGAAACCAAAGGAGGATGAGTTTTGTTTGGAATT GTCGAAGCTTAATActtatgatgatgttgttgagagAGTTGCACGTCAACTTGGATTGGACGATCCATCAAAAATCCGGCTTACATCTCACAATTGCTATTCTCAACAACCTAAACCACAGCCCATCAGATATCGTGGAGTAGAGCATCTATTGGATATGCTTGTCCATTATAATCAG ACTTCTGACATACTGTATTATGAAGTTCTCGACATTCCACTGCCAGAATTGCAGTGTTTGAAAACACTTAAAGTTGCATTTCACCATGCAACAAAAGACGAG GTTGTGATTCATAGCATCAGACTTCCAAAAAATAGCACCATCAGTGATGTGATCACCGACTTGAAAACCAAG GTTGAACTATCCAATCCTGACGCTGAGCTCCGCTTGCTTGAAGTTTTCTATCACAAAATTTATAAG ATATTTCCACTTCAAGAAAAGATAGAGAATATAAATGATCAGTACTGGACGTTACGTGCTGAGGAG ATTCCAGAGGAGGAGAAGAATCTCGCTCCACATGATCGGTTGATTCACGTCTATCATTTCATGAAAGATCCTAATCAGAACCAG ATTCAGAATTTCGGAGATCCTTTTTTGCTGGTCATCCATGATGGTGAGACTGCTGCAGAGATAATGGACCGTGTGCAGAAAAAACTCCGGGTTCCTGATGAAGAGTTCGCCAAG TGGAAGCTTGCATTCATATCCATGAATCGTCCAGAATACCTCCAGGATATTGATGTTGTATCTGCACGTTTTCAG AGGAGAGATGTGTACGGAGCTTGGGAACAATACCTTGGCTTGGAGCACACTGACACTACACCAAAAAGGTCTTACACAGCCAATCAG AACCGACACACGTATGAGAAGCCCGTGAAGATTTATAATTGA